In Hyalangium minutum, a single window of DNA contains:
- a CDS encoding AHH domain-containing protein: MEDTGQGKAVVHVPRTADLQPVELEEEEFQQAVKRLAREVRLTGTPRQTAEKAFQMDPQSGNYLYLQRDKKLVPAGPGEPWDGTLTKEDLELAERYRLWCQSAYHFYGDCLGGALVEGRYLDMQGRYVWALAMSKSPVLDEMKNALGEMVEFRALMSAALWTLGSMLLIMLLNPVAPALVAVLGVGMLLYVGYDTLRNLVTGWAELTEAAKAATTFEEIREAGERFGKIIGREAARAFAMLLVAAIGSTAQLFAAKVPTLPGSAQVAMQAEGQAGISLPALGAMEEIAVTAEGVSITLPANAVAMAAQPSRGKGPCVETHHIATICNDTSTARGGPWTPRFRAIFAKAGMSLDDPANKMPLSGHYGPHPERYHEIILKELTEATETCRTVVECRQALTGALRALAKQIATPGAELNQLVTQ, translated from the coding sequence GTGGAGGACACTGGCCAGGGCAAGGCCGTCGTCCATGTTCCCCGCACCGCTGACCTGCAACCAGTGGAACTGGAGGAAGAGGAGTTCCAGCAGGCCGTAAAGCGCCTTGCGCGCGAGGTTCGGCTGACAGGCACTCCGCGCCAGACGGCGGAAAAGGCGTTTCAGATGGATCCGCAGAGCGGCAATTACCTCTACCTCCAGCGGGATAAGAAGCTGGTGCCAGCAGGGCCCGGCGAGCCCTGGGACGGCACGTTGACGAAAGAGGATCTGGAGCTGGCGGAGCGTTATCGGCTCTGGTGCCAGAGCGCCTACCACTTCTATGGAGACTGTCTCGGGGGCGCGCTGGTGGAAGGGCGCTACCTGGACATGCAAGGCCGTTACGTCTGGGCACTGGCGATGAGCAAGAGCCCGGTGCTGGACGAGATGAAGAATGCGCTGGGTGAGATGGTGGAATTTCGCGCGCTCATGAGCGCGGCCCTGTGGACGTTGGGTTCCATGCTGTTGATCATGCTCCTCAATCCCGTGGCTCCGGCGCTGGTGGCGGTGCTGGGCGTCGGGATGCTGCTGTATGTGGGCTATGACACGCTCCGCAACCTCGTGACGGGTTGGGCTGAGTTAACGGAGGCGGCGAAGGCCGCAACCACCTTCGAGGAGATCCGCGAGGCGGGCGAGCGCTTCGGAAAGATCATCGGGCGAGAGGCAGCGCGCGCGTTCGCCATGCTGCTGGTGGCGGCCATTGGCTCGACGGCGCAACTGTTCGCTGCGAAGGTGCCGACGCTGCCCGGCTCGGCGCAGGTGGCCATGCAGGCCGAGGGGCAAGCAGGAATCTCTCTGCCCGCGCTGGGGGCTATGGAGGAGATCGCGGTCACGGCCGAGGGCGTGAGCATCACGCTGCCCGCCAACGCCGTGGCCATGGCAGCGCAGCCCAGTCGCGGCAAGGGCCCTTGCGTCGAGACGCACCACATCGCCACCATCTGCAACGACACGTCCACCGCGCGCGGGGGCCCGTGGACGCCAAGGTTCCGAGCAATCTTCGCCAAGGCGGGAATGTCGCTAGATGACCCGGCGAACAAGATGCCTCTATCGGGACACTACGGACCGCACCCCGAGCGGTATCATGAGATCATCCTCAAGGAACTGACCGAGGCCACGGAAACCTGTCGCACCGTCGTCGAGTGCCGTCAGGCGTTGACTGGAGCACTCCGAGCGTTAGCCAAGCAGATTGCCACCCCTGGAGCAGAACTGAACCAACTCGTCACCCAGTAG